The genomic segment TCGTCAAAGGCATTGTCGCTGATGGTCACCTGCGCCGCCCGGCTTTTGACATAATGCCCGCCATTGCCGCGTTCAAACCGGCTGTTGGTCACCGTTAGCGAGCCATAGCCGCCAATATAAATGCTGTGCGCGCAGCTCAGCCCCCGGTCGCAGCGTCCCAATCCAGAAAAGGTCGACTGGTCGATGCGGATCGAGGCCGAACGGTCCTCCGCAGTCAGGATGCCCTGTTCGCTATTCCGGAAGATGGCCCGCGTGACGGTCAGGTCGCCTTTTTCCAGGCGTATACCCGCACCATTGGCATCGGGCACGCGCATATTCTGGAAAATAATGCCGTCGACACTTGCGGCTTGCCCGCGCAGCACAAGCGCGGCCTTGCCTTCACAGGTCGCGCCGTCGAACACCACTTGCCCCGGAACTGCCGCGCGGAACGCGATCACACCCGCCGTCTGGATGGCGCATTGCCGATAGCTGCCCGGCGCGATGATGATGGTCCCTTCATCCTCGCCGATCGAATCCACGGCTTTTTGCAAAGTTGTATAGCTCCGTCCGGTTTCGGCATTCTGGAACGGTGCGGACGACTGCGCCGTGGCTGGAACTGCGCTGAGCAGGCTGATGAGCAGAAGCTGGGTTTTTCGCATAGCCTAAGCCTCATATCCGAGACGGCCCTGCTGAACCAGCCGGTTAACCAAGGCGGCAGGGCGCCGTCCCTTTGGGGGACAGCGCCACCTTTAGATGTTGAGGTTCGGCCGCAACCAGCGTGTCGCCGTGTCCATATCGACACCGCGGCGCGCCGCATATTCGGTCACCTGATCTTCGCCGATGCGCGCCACGCCGAAATATTCGGCCTGCGGATGACCAAAGTAAAAGCCGCTGACGGCTGCCGTCGGCAACATCGCAAAGCTTTCGGTCAGCGTGATGCCGGTCTTGTGCGTTGCATCCAGCAGGTCGAACAAAATGGGCTTCAGGCTGTGGTCAGGGCAGGCCGGATAGCCCGGCGCAGGCCGTATTCCGCGATACTCTTCCCGAACCAGCGCCTCATTTGTCAATTGCTCGTCGGGCGCATAGCCCCATAATTCCTTACGAACATGCTGGTGCATCCGCTCGGCAAAGGCCTCGGCCAGCCGGTCGGCGAGCGCCTTCAGCATGATGTCGGAATAATCGTCGATATGCGCTTTAAATTCGGCAAGCTTCGTGCCGATGCCATGGCCCGTCGTTACCGCGAAGCCGCCGATCCAGTCGCCGTCCGGGCTGATGAAATCCGCGAGGCACATATTGGCCTTGCCCTCCCGCTTGGCAATTTGCTGTCGCAGGAAGGGCAGGCGGATATGCTCTTCGGTGTCTTCGCAATAGACGACGACATCGTCGCCATCGCGCCAACAGGGCCAAAGCCCGGCAACGCCTTTTGCCCGCAACCATTTTTCATTGATGATGCGGTCCAGCATGGCTTGCGCATCTTTGAACAGGTTGGCGGCGCTTTCGCCGACAACCTCATCGGTCAATATCGACGGATAGGTGCCGTGCAATTCCCACGCCCGGAAAAAAGGTGTCCAGTCGATATAGTCCCGCAGGTCGGCCAGGTCCCAGTCATCAAAGACATGGACGCCCGGTTGACGCGGTGGGGCAGGCTTCAGGCTTTCGTCGATTTCAAACCCATTGGCACGCGCTTCATCCAGCGTCGCCAAAGGCTTGGCGGTCTTACCGGCACGCGCATCGCGGATATGGCTATATTCGGCACGCGTTTCGGCAACGAATTTGTCGGCCATGGTGTCGCTGACAAGAGTTCCGGCAACACCCACCGCGCGGGAGGCATCGAGAACATGAATGACCGGACCGGAATAGACCGGCTCGATACGCAGCGCGGTGTGGGTCTTGGACGTGGTCGCCCCGCCGATCATCAGCGGCATGGTCATACCCGCCTTTTGCATTTCCTCGGCGACCGTGACCATCTCGTCCAGCGACGGCGTGATAAGCCCTGAAAGACCGATCATATCGGCGTCATTTTCGACCGCGGCTTTCAGGATTTCTGACCAGGGAACCATGACGCCCAGGTCCACAATCTCGAACCCGTTGCACTGCAGGACGACGCCGACGATATTTTTGCCGATATCATGGACGTCACCCTTTACGGTCGCCATGACGATCTTGCCCTTGCCCTTGGAATTCTCGTCCTTCTCGGCCTCGATATAAGGGAAAAGATGCGCCACAGCCTTTTTCATGACGCGCGCCGATTTGACGACCTGCGGCAGGAACATTTTGCCGGAACCGAACAGATCGCCGACAACATTCATGCCGTCCATCAATGGGCCTTCGATGACCTCGATCGGGCGGCCACCGGCCTGTTTGATGGCCAGACGCGCCTCTTCGGTGTCGTCAACGATATGGGCGTCGATCCCTTTGACCAGTGCATGTTCGAGCCGCTTTGTAACCGGCCAACCGCGCCATTCGGCCTCGGCTTTTTCCTGCGCCACATCGGTGCCGCGGTATTTTTCGGCCAGAGAGATCAGCCGCTCGGTCGCATCGGCATCACGGTTGAGAATGACATCCTCACACGCAACACGAAGCTCGGGGTCAATATCATCATAAATGTCGAGCTGGCCGGCATTGACAATCGCCATGTCCAGTCCGGCCGGGATCGCGTGGTAGAGAAAGATCGAATGCATTGCCCGGCGGACAGGCTCGTTACCCCGGAAGGAGAAGGAAAGGTTCGAAAGACCGCCCGAATAATGGGCGTGCGGGCACAAGACCCGCAGCTCTTTGACTGCTTCGATGAAGTCGACACCGTAATTATTATGCTCTTCGATACCGGTGGCGACAGCAAAGATATTGGGGTCGAAAATGATGTCCTCGGGCGGAAAGCCGGTGCCGACCAATAGCTCATAGGCACGCTTGCAGATTTCGACTTTTCGTTCCTTGGTATCTGCTTGGCCCTTTTCATCAAAGGCCATCACCACAACTGCGGCGCCATAGGCCATGCACAGACGCGCATGCTGCAGGAACTGCTCTTCGCCCTCTTTCATTGAAATCGAATTTACGATGGGCTTGCCCGAAACGCATTTGAGACCCGCCTCGATCACACTCCATTTTGAACTGTCGATCATCAGCGGCACGCGCGCAATGTCAGGTTCGGCTGCGATCCGCTTGATAAACGTCGTCATCGCTTCATGCGCGTCGAGCAGACCTTCATCCATATTGATGTCAATAATCTGGGCACCATTTTCGACCTGATCGCGCGCCACTTCGACGGCGGCTTCATAATCGCCAGCGAGGATCAATTTCTTGAACTTGGCGCTGCCAGTAACATTTGTGCGTTCGCCGATATTGACGAACCGGGAGGAGGACGGGGTCATGATTTCTTTTCTAGTTCAAGCGGCCATGATGAAGGGTTCGAGACCAGCTAATCTGGTCAAGACAGGGGGCTGTGGAATGTGTCTTGGCGCACGGTCTTCGACGGCCTTGGCTATGGCAGCAATGTGCGCGGGCGTTGTGCCGCAACATCCGCCCACCACATTGACCAGACCGTCGTCAAGCCATGCTTCGATCAAGGTCGCGGTTTCGGCGGGAAGCTCGTCATATTGACCAAGCTCGTTCGGCAATCCCGCATTGGGATAAGCCATGATAAGCGCGTCTGCCTGCTTTGCCAGTGCCGCCAAATGCGGTCGTAACAAGTCGGCGCCGAAAGAGCAGTTCAAGCCGACTGTCAGCGGCTTTACATGCCGGATCGCCGCCCAGAAGGCTTCGACCGTATGGCCGGAAAGGTTGCGGCCCGCCATATCGGTGATAGTCATCGAGATCATCAAGGGGACATCGCGGCCGCAGGCGTCGGCGGCCTCCTGCGCCGCCATTGCGGCACATTTGGCGTTCAATGTATCAAATATTGTTTCAATCAACAGGAAATCGACACCGCCTTCAATCAAGGCATCGCACTGCTCGCGATAGACATTTCTCAGATAGTCGAAATCAATCTCCCGAAATCCGGGGTCATTAACATCGGGCGACAGCGATAACGTCTTGTTCGTCGGCCCGATCGAACCGGCTACGAATCGGCGCTTGCCATCCCTTACTTCAAATTCGTCGCAGCACGCTCGCGCCAGCTTTGCTGATTCAAGGTTCAGTTCCCGCACCAGATGTTCGCAGCCATAATCTGCCATGCTGATCTGGGTTGCACTGAAGGTATTGGTTTCGATCATGTCGGCACCAGCTTCCAGATAGGCGCTATGAATCGCCTTAACGATGTCGGGGCGGGTTATCGATAGCAGATCATTATTACCCTTCTGATCGTGCGTTAGTTCAAGATTGCCCCGGTAATCCGCTTCAGTAAGCTTGTAACCCTGGATGGCTGTTCCATAGCCGCCATCAAAAACGAGTATCCGCTTGTCCGCCCGTGCGCGGAATGCATCACGCGCGCTCATGCCGCCTTCTCCTGCGCTGCAGACACCGGACGTTTTCCAAGCAGATGGCAGATTGCGTAGGACAATTCCGCACGATTGAGCGTGTAAAAGTGGAAATCGCGAACCCCGCCGGCATATAAGCGGCGGCACATTTCGGCCGCGATGGTCGCGGCGACTAACTGACGGGCGGGCGGATGGTCGTCCAACCCTTCAAACAAATGCGCCATCCATGCAGGTATCGCGGTTCCGGTCATGTTGGACATGCGGGTGATTGCCGCAAAATTGGATACTGGCATGATACCGGGCACTATCTCTGCGGTGATTCCTGCTGCGGCAACAGCGTCGCGGAATCGGAAAAAGGTTTCTGGTTCAAAGAAGAATTGGGTGATCGCCCGGCTGGCACCTGCATCCAACTTACGCTTCAGGAAATCGATATCGGTCGCGGCCGAAGCGGCTTCCGGGTGTGTTTCTGGATAAGCGCTGACGGAAATTTCGAACGGATGAATTTTTTGCAGGCCTTCGACAAGTTCCGCTGCGCTGGCATAGCCATCCGGATAAGGCGTGAATCTTCCATCTGCCGTCGGCGAATCCCCACGCAGAGCTACGATATGGCGTACTCCTGCTTCCCAATAGGCATGGGCAACTTCGGCTATCTCGCTTTTGGTTGCCTCGACGCATGTCAAATGGGCAGCAGCAGGAATGCTTGTTTCACGGGCGATGCGTGCAACCGTGCTGTGGGTGCGCTCCCGAGTTGAACCCCCGGCACCGTAGGTCACCGACACAAAACGCGGGGCCAGCGGCGCCAAAGTTACGACCGAGTCCCACAGCTGTTCTTCCATCTTTTCTGTTTTTGGTGGAAAAAATTCGAAACTGATTTCACAATCGCCGGGCAGACCCGCAAAAAGAGGGTCCGCCAGCGCACGGCTAGCTTCCTGCATCTGCGCAAGAGGGAAAATCATGCAACTATCCTTAATTTGCTATTCTGTGTGGTTGCAGCCTGTGCCTGTTTCTGGCCCATCCAGACTTTGACCGCGAGCGTGCCGCCATCCAACGCGAGCTGGTGCGCTAGATGCACATTGTTCGCCTGAAAAGCTTTAACGATAAGATCATCGGCAAAACCAAGTCGGGCATGCGCATGGACGGTGCGCAATTCTTCGCGGTCGTGCGCTGCAAAGTCGACAATGACGAGACGACCCTTGGGTGCGAGGACCCGGCACGCTTCCGCTATAACTCCTTCAGGGTGCTGCGCATAATGCAAGACCTGATGAAAGATGATCGTATCAAACATTGCGTCGTTGAACGGCAGCGCATTGAAATCGCCGAGCATGAAGTCAACATTCGCAGCAACAGCGCTATCCAGATTACCCAATTTTGCTCGGGCTATCCGCAACATTTCAGTACTGCTATCCAGCGCCACAAACGATTGTGCATCGCTTGCAAAAAGCTCCATCATGCGACCAGTGCCGGTACCTACATCTAGCACGCGACCGATCGGAGCAGTTGAAAGAATTCTGTGAATGGCGTTTTCGACTTCTGATTCAGCTACATGTAATGAACGTAGCGAGTCCCACTCTTCTGCATGTGCCGAAAAATAGGCGGCTGCAGTCGCCGTGCGCGCCGCTCTTACTTCTTCAAGTTTAAGCAGATCGCGCTGAAAGGACTTTGCTTGGGTAATATCGACATCTGCAAAGAGCGGAGACAGTCTGCCCTCACTCAAGACACTGCCGGGCCGCATAAACACCCAACTCCCCTCTTTTCGGCGTTCCAATATTCCGGCCTCGTCCAAAATGCGGATGTGCCGAGAAACACGGGGCTGACTCTGACCCAAAATCTGTACCAATTCACCAACAGAAAGTTCGAGCCGAAGTATCAAAAACACGATTCGCAACCGCGTCGGATCCGCAAGAGCTCGCATAATGTTAAGTAAATCGATCACAAGACAGGCATATAAAGAAATCTTTATATGCTGTCAATTGGCTCAAATTCGCCATGTTTTCTACCTTAAAGGTAGAGTTTACCCCAAATATAGTGGTGCTCGCCGCACAAGTCGCAAAAACCCGATTGCCATGAAAAATTGAAGCGGCTAGAGGAGCAAACCGCAGTCATATTTGCATTCGTGCATTGTGCCTGTCAGGTTTTCAATAAGTTTTGCTAGGGGGTTTTCCCAAATGAAGAAAATTGCTGTATCTCTCGTTCTCGCCGCTTCGCTCGGCCTGGCTGCATGCTCGGGCGCTGAAGAAGCAACCACCGAAGCTGCTGACGCAACCGCAGAAGCAACCACCGAAGCTGCTGACGCTGCTGTAGAAGGCGCTGACGCTGCTGCAACCGACGCTGCTGCCGCAACCGCTGAAACCGCCGACAAGGCTGGTGAAATGGCTGACGCTGCTGGTGAAGCTGCTGACAAGGCTGGTGAAGCCGCTGCTAAGGCTGGTGAAGCTGCAGACGCTGCTAAGGAAGCTGCGAAGTAATATCGCACTTTCAGCGCAAGCTGATTTAAAAAAGGCCGTCCTGACTTCAGGGCGGCCTTTTTGTTTTGTCCAAATGTCGGTAGATGTTCGAAATGCCTAAGCGATCATTTGCCCTGTTACTTCTCCTCTGCCTGACGGGCGCTTGTGGAGCGGAACCCGGTGAAACAAACATCGGTGGTGTAACCGCTGACGATGCGCGCGCACTCGACGATGCAGCGCAAAAACTCGATAGCGAGAATGAATTAAATGAAACGCGGCAGCGGGATTAACTGTTGCCCCTTATACCGAAAAATATATGGAACGACCGCCCACATAAGGGCTGACAACATAACAGCTATCGCTGGTGATACGTGGCTACGGACCGCGACACAAATTGCATGAACGCCATCCTCTCGGGAATAGAGGATGTGGTGCTGCCCATCATTACAGCCACAGCATAGCGGGTGCCGTCGGGTGCGGTCATTATGCCAATGTCATTATAGCCTGTCGACACAGGCGAAAGTATCTGCCCAGTCCCCGTTTTATGCAAAAACCGCCAACCTGCAGGCACACCCGCCTTTAAACGGTTTGGACCACTGCTTGTCCGAGACATGATGTCGAGGAGCAAACGAGTTGATGTGGCGGACAATAGTTCGCCCTTGGCCAGCTTTCCCAAGGCCCGGACGATTGCTTCAGGGGATGCGCCATCGACAGGATTAGCCAGATATCGGTCCAGCGCAGCCTTCCGGGTAGCCAGGGGCACGGCATCTCGCGCCACATAGAAACGCCGCCCGATCGCATATTCCTGCTTCCATTCCATACCGGCAATGCCACTTTGCAATGCTCTCTCACCCGGACCAAAACGGATAGCGCTTAGCTTCTTCCGGGTCATGAAAGCCCTGACGGCTTGCGGACCGCCTGCCGTGCGCAGCAACGAATCGTTGGCAGTGTTATCGCTTGCCGTAATGGCTTGCTCGAGCAAGCTTAAAACCGTTTCCTCGATTTGGCCGTTGGCAATGACGCGCTCGCGAATGGGCTGATGAAACACGGCCAAGTCATCGGTGGTAATGCGAACACGCTGGTCAAGTTTCAGCTTACCCTGGTCCACGAGATCCAAAATGGTCATTGCGACCCAGGTTTTCGATACGCTTTGCTGGGGAAACAATTCATCCAGCCTGCGACCAAGTACCCAATCGCCACCGTCGATGCGCATGACCGCAACGCCAGTCTTTCCGGGGAATTGGCGCCACTGCTCATGCAGCAAATTTTCGAGACCCTCCGGCGGACGACCGACAGAGGGCCGTGCCACCTCGGGCATTGCAGGACGCGGCCCGGGCGCAGGTGCGGGACCTGTTGCCGGACGGGTTACGGGTGCCGGAGGCTTTGGAGCAGGTAGAATAGGGCTATCTGGCGCGACACAAGCGGACATCAGGAAAAGCAAACAAAGAGATGCAATGATCCTTCCGCCCGGTTTGTGACCGAAATGAAAGCGCCCTGTCGAGTGTGATATCATGATCTTCCGTTAGAGCGGAAATCGAGCGCGCGATATGATGCTCTGTTCTATTTGCGACGAACGATTCTGTGTCATCGACGAAAAGCGGCTGAAGCGCCCGGAAAGGCAATTTCGTCACTATGCAGGATTTACTTGACGTTCCAAGCCGTCCGTAGTTGTCCTGTCATTACAATAAATGGCTATGGGTAGGAATTTATGGACAGCATCTTTATCGGCAAAAGTGCAAATGGTCCGGAGGCTCTTAATTTAAAGAGAGCCAACCGCCACGGCTTGATAGCGGGCGCTACAGGCACCGGGAAAACCGTCACTCTGCAGGGCCTCGTCGAGGGCTTCTCTGCCGCTGGAGTCCCAACATTTGTCGCTGACGTAAAAGGCGATCTTTCCGGCCTTGCGATGGCAGGTTCACCGCAAACCAAAACGCATGAAATTTTCGCGGGGCGCGCAGCCGAAATTGGGCAAACCGATTGGGCCTATAAAGACAACCCCACGCAATTCTGGGATCTTTTCGGCGAACAGGGCCACCCGATCCGTACAACGGTTTCCGAAATGGGTCCTCTGCTGCTGTCCCGCTTGATGGACTTGAACGAAGTTCAGGAAGGTGTTTTGACCATAGCCTTTCATGTTGCGGACAAGGACGGTCTGCTCATGCTCGATCTCGACGATCTGCAAGCGATGTTGGTGCATTGCGGAGAGCGGGCAGACGAATTGACGCTTGAATATGGAAATATTTCCAAACAGTCTGTCGGCAGCATCCAAAGATCGGTTTTGCAATTGCGCAGCCAAGGCGGAGAACATTTCTTCGGTGAACCGGCACTTGACCTGATGGACTTTATCAAAACCGACGACTCCGGCCGGGGAATTGTCAATATTCTTGCGGCCGACAAGCTAATGGCCAGCCCGAAGCTTTATTCGACATTCCTGCTTTGGCTTCTGTCCGAACTGTTCGAAAATTTCCCCGAAGTTGGCGACGCTGACAAGCCCAAAATGGTGTTCTTCTTTGATGAAGCGCATCTGTTGTTCAACGACGCGCCGAAAGCGTTGCTCGAGAAAATCGAACAGGTCGTCCGGCTGATCCGCTCCAAAGGAATCGGCGTGTATTTCATTACACAGAACCCTATCGATATTCCCGATACTGTGGCCGCACAGCTGAATAATCGTATTCAACACAAACTGAACGCCTTCACACCCCGCGATCAACAAGCTGTTAAATCGGCTGCGGAAACCTTTCGCCCCAATCCCGACATCGACGTCGCACAGGTCATTACCGAACTGAAAATCGGGGAAGCGCTCGTGTCCTTGCTGCAACCCGACGGTTCGCCGTCCATTGTGCAAAGGACATTGATCAAGGCACCCGCAAGCCGTGTTGGTCCGTTAACGCCGCAGGAACGCGGCGTCATGATCCAGACAGATGCTATCGGCGATAAATATGATGCGCTGATCGACCGGGAATCGGCCGAAGAAATTCTCGTTGCCAAGGCCGCACAAGCCTCCGCCGCGGCCGATGAAGCAAAAGCGCAGGCCGCAGCGGACAAGGAGGCTGCTCTGGCTGCAAAAGAAAAGGCCAAGGCAGATGCGGCTGCTGCCAAAGAGCTTGCGCGCCAGCAAGCTGCGGCTGAACGTGAGGCGGCCAAGCCCAGCATGGCGGAAAAAATGGTACAATCAGCTGCCAGATCAGCAGCAACCTCCGTTGGACGTCAGTTGGCGGGGTCGCTCGGAAAATCGTTGGTGCGCGGCATATTGGGCAGTCTCTTTAAATAATCAGCCACGCCCGCGATAGGGTGCTACACCTTGGTCTGGTAGCCATAATCCCTTGGGAGGCTCGCCGGATTGCCAGAACACGTCGATCGGAATGCCACCACGTGGGTACCAATACCCGCCGATGCGTAGCCAATGGGGCTTCATTTCGTTTAAAAGCCGCTGACCAATCCCCACCGTGCAATCTTCATGGAAAGCCGCATGATTGCGAAAGGATCCAAGAAACAATTTGAGGGATTTTGATTCGACGATTGTCGCATCGGGCGCGTAGTCGATCACAAGATGCGCGAAATCCGGCTGTCCCGTCACGGGGCAAAGGGACGTGAATTCCGGCACCGCAAAACGGGCAACGTAAAGGGTTCCTGGCCGCGGGTTGGGAACATAGTCCAGATTGGCATCTTCCGGTGAGGATGGCAAATCGCTTTGTTGGCCAAGAAAGGCGGTTTTAGGTTGTTCGCTCATAGCGTGCGCATTTATCCGTTTCACCGCAGGATGCAAACAGCTCGTTGGAAAGCGTGCCGTTATTCATCCATCATTCAGCGCCCGGGGCTGTTTGAACCAGCTTTTATCGGGTTCAGAAAGTCAATAAAATGGCGCGGCTTGCGCAATTCGCTTCACTCTTATGTTTGCTGGTCGCGCCGCTGCACGCACAAGAAGCGCTCCCCCAAACCCCACCCGAACTGCGTGATTTCCGGATCGAACCTGAACGCGCACAACCAGAGCCCACTTCAGGCCCTGAGGTCCGACCCTCCCTAACCCAGCCCGCCCCCGAACCCGCTGCGCCCGACAGGACAGCAGACACAACGCCCGATAGGCCGGCACCTATATCTAATGTTACGCCAAACCGCCGGCAGACAGACGAGACCGCACCGAATCGTCAGGCACCGTCAACGGCGGCGGCTGCACCTGAATCGATTCAACCAATCAACGACAGTGCCACTGCCACGCCAGAAGCTGAGCCTGAACCTGCAATCGCCGCCCCTCAACCACCACAAGATGCGCCAATTAGCCCCACTACGCTCGTCGAAAGAAATTGGCACCTCGTAGCATTAGTACTGCTAGCCTTACTCTGTATCCTGTTTGTCGGCTGGTTCGTTAGGCGCCGTAAGCGCGATAATTTTACGGTGGTGCACGAAAGATTACCTTCAATAGAAGTTGAAGAAACAGGTGCCCCTCTAGCACCCTATGACAGCGCTGCACGAACACAGCCGAACGAAATCAAGCCGCAGATCATACTGGAGTTCAGGCCGGAACGCGCCACGTTGAGCTTTACCGCTCTCACCGTTATAGGGACGCTGGTTATCGAGAATTTAGGCAAGGAAACTGCCACGGACATGCACATGCGTGCGACGATGATTTCAGCAAGTCGCAACCAGGTTGCCACAATCAACGCCTTTTTCGACGGATCCATTCCTGTCGAGGACAACATCTTGGGCGATGCAAAGGCAGGCGAGAAAATTGCCTTGGAATTGGAAATATCCATCCCGTCGCAAGAATTACAAGGCTACTCAGTGGCGGAGCGCCAGATTGTTGTGCCTGTGATTGTGGCCCATCTTTCGTATAGCTGGTCAGGTGGCAAGGATTCGAGCCGCCTCGCTTGTCTCGTCGGTCGGGAGGCGCAACCCCCGCAAGGAAAAATGGGGCCATTACGTCTCGACCTCGGGCCTCGTAGTTTCAGTCCTTTGGGCCAGCGTCCCCTGTATGCCTAAATGCCTGTATCGCGTTCGGTGAACCCGAATGTTTATGCACCATTTATGACCACATTAGTTCTTATTTTAGGCGATCAGTTGAGCCTCAATATTTCATCCCTTGAAGGGAGGGATAAAAACCGGACGGTCATTCTGATGGTCGAGGTGCATGAGGAGTCTGTCTACGTAAAACACCATAAAGCAAAGCTGGTCTATATTCTGTCGGCGATGCGGCACCATGCAGAACTGCTACGTTCAGAAGGCTGGCTTGTAGACTATGTCACGCTCGATGATCCTGAAAATGCGGGAAGTTTTACAGGAGAACTTGCCCGCGCGATCGAACGTCATGCACCCAAACAAATCTGCGTCACCGAAGCGGGCGAATGGCGCGTGAAAGCTATGCTCGACAGCTGGCATGACCGTTTTGTTGTTCCGGTTACAATCAATCCAGATAATCGGTTTCTTGCCACCCACGCCGAGTTTGAAGCGTGGGCCGAAGGTCGCAAGCAACTTCGCATGGAATATTTCTACCGCAGCATGCGGTGCAAATCGGGCCTTCTTATGGACGGGAATGACCCGGCAGGTGGGCAATGGAATTATGATGCGGAAAACCGCAAACCTGCAAATCGGGACACCGCAATTCCTCGCCCTCTCCATTTCACACCTGATCCCATAACGCGCGATGTGATGCAGTTAGTCACCGCGCATTTTAGCGATCATATTGGCAGCATGGATTCCTTTGGTTTTGCCGTTACCCGCGCCGACGCCCTGAAGCAGCAAACACACTTCCTCGACCATGTCTTGGCTCGATTCGGGGATTATCAGGATGCGATGCTAACGGATGAGCCCTTTCTCTGGCACTCAATCCTTTCTCCCTATATAAATTCGGGGCTGCTTGACCCGGTGGAACTCTGCAAAGAAGTCGAGCAACGTTATCGGGATGGGAACATTCCCCTAAACGCTGCGGAGGGGTTTGTCCGGCAGATCATCGGGTGGCGCGAATATGTTCGCGGAATCTACTGGTTAGCCGGACCGGACTACGTCCGTCGCAATGAGTTGGGGGCTACAAGGCCGCTTCCCAGCTTTTACTGGACCGGGCAGACCGACATGCATTGCATGTCCCAAGCCATCGGACAGACCCTTGAATATGCCTATGCG from the Sphingorhabdus lacus genome contains:
- a CDS encoding helicase HerA-like domain-containing protein, which translates into the protein MDSIFIGKSANGPEALNLKRANRHGLIAGATGTGKTVTLQGLVEGFSAAGVPTFVADVKGDLSGLAMAGSPQTKTHEIFAGRAAEIGQTDWAYKDNPTQFWDLFGEQGHPIRTTVSEMGPLLLSRLMDLNEVQEGVLTIAFHVADKDGLLMLDLDDLQAMLVHCGERADELTLEYGNISKQSVGSIQRSVLQLRSQGGEHFFGEPALDLMDFIKTDDSGRGIVNILAADKLMASPKLYSTFLLWLLSELFENFPEVGDADKPKMVFFFDEAHLLFNDAPKALLEKIEQVVRLIRSKGIGVYFITQNPIDIPDTVAAQLNNRIQHKLNAFTPRDQQAVKSAAETFRPNPDIDVAQVITELKIGEALVSLLQPDGSPSIVQRTLIKAPASRVGPLTPQERGVMIQTDAIGDKYDALIDRESAEEILVAKAAQASAAADEAKAQAAADKEAALAAKEKAKADAAAAKELARQQAAAEREAAKPSMAEKMVQSAARSAATSVGRQLAGSLGKSLVRGILGSLFK
- the queF gene encoding preQ(1) synthase, encoding MSEQPKTAFLGQQSDLPSSPEDANLDYVPNPRPGTLYVARFAVPEFTSLCPVTGQPDFAHLVIDYAPDATIVESKSLKLFLGSFRNHAAFHEDCTVGIGQRLLNEMKPHWLRIGGYWYPRGGIPIDVFWQSGEPPKGLWLPDQGVAPYRGRG
- a CDS encoding cryptochrome/photolyase family protein; protein product: MTTLVLILGDQLSLNISSLEGRDKNRTVILMVEVHEESVYVKHHKAKLVYILSAMRHHAELLRSEGWLVDYVTLDDPENAGSFTGELARAIERHAPKQICVTEAGEWRVKAMLDSWHDRFVVPVTINPDNRFLATHAEFEAWAEGRKQLRMEYFYRSMRCKSGLLMDGNDPAGGQWNYDAENRKPANRDTAIPRPLHFTPDPITRDVMQLVTAHFSDHIGSMDSFGFAVTRADALKQQTHFLDHVLARFGDYQDAMLTDEPFLWHSILSPYINSGLLDPVELCKEVEQRYRDGNIPLNAAEGFVRQIIGWREYVRGIYWLAGPDYVRRNELGATRPLPSFYWTGQTDMHCMSQAIGQTLEYAYAHHIQRLMITGNFALLIGVEPQEVHQWYLAVYADAYEWVELPNTLGMSQFSDGGMLASKPYAASGAYISRMSDYCRSCRYDVKSKTGPDACPFNSLYWDFIARNEAKLRGNPRMALTYKNWERMSATDKSALQRQATKFLETLG